Below is a window of Camelina sativa cultivar DH55 chromosome 11, Cs, whole genome shotgun sequence DNA.
GACAACATATTGACGACGGTGGCTAGGGCTCGGGCGTGGGTGGTAGGGTTTTGGATACAGGTCTTTCTTTATAGTTTTTAGCTTGTGACTAAAGTTAAAACTAAGGAGATAATCTATCTATTTATAAAGATACTAATAGATTAGGTTTCCTTTTTTaacgggtttaaagttttattttaactaAAGGCTTTGTTAAACAATTATTGATTTTCACTAAGGGGTCTTAATGGGCTggcaaagattttttttttaaaactgagCCTTTTTTTTCAGAAACAAAGTCACGGAGGAATGTCTCAGACTAGAAGAGGAACTAATGCAAAGTCAGTAAGAAAATTTCGAGATCGTGTTGGTGTAGAAGACTGGCACAAGTGGGGATACAAGTGAGCGACGTAATCAGGCTTTACAGACTTCTGAATACTCATTCTCACCTTGGTCATCAAGACTAAACTCCGTAATCCCCAATCGCCCAAAGTTTCTGTGTCTTACCGAGAGATTCTCCAGTTCGGCAGACTTTTCACTTTCTGTTTGTTTACAAGGGATCCTAAAACACATGAAGAACACGAACTACTAGTGGAAGGAGAGAGACATTACGCTTTCTGTTTGTTTTCAAAACATAATCTTCCTTAAATGCATATGatctaataatatttgtattacatttttaaaattttttgtttgattcatcGTTCTAGCGCAGTCTGTGCATGGCCATCTTTTTTTAGCTCGGCTAGCTCCTCTTCGATGAAAatctcatcaatcatcatccAAGGAGAGGTTATTCTTCCTGCACTGCCACATGAACAAGTCTCCTTTGCAGACAACTTGGGATGCGCAAATGTGAAATCATTGATCAATTCTTTCACCGCAGTGAATTGCTTCATTAGCAGACGTATCAGATAAAGTTTCCTTTGCCGAGTACTCTTAAACGATCTCTCAAAGGAACCACCACCGTAGTAGACCTGTCATTTTTAGAACAAATAAGAGAggaatcatttaaaatattcatcagAGTACTGATTACTGCAAGTGGAAGAAGAGCATCCTATTCCTCCTcctacaagaaagaaaaatttacaaaacaaaagcgAGGAAGTCAATGCAATGCAAGTCAAGAAGGATAAACAAGAGTCAGTCAGTCAGTCAGGTTGAAAGGCTCAAAAGCTTTTGAAGACAAACGAATGACAAGACAATTCAACAAGGgtattgttaatttgttttagaTCCATCGTTAAAACAAGTGTTGACTGATGCACATTTTGGTGTCAAACCCAACTAAATGAACTCTTAATTAGTAGTAGCAAGCAAAAGAAGAGATCGAACAAGGAAGTTAGTAGTTTACTTCCATCTATTATGCTCTGTGTCTAAACAAACACTCTCGATATCAAAGTTCTTCTAAATTGATAATATAGCtaatcaaagaaacagagagaagaattAAGGAAGAAACTCagattcaattcttttttttttgtctctgtttaAGATTTTAACACAAAAAGAGTCTAAGATTTCAAGGGTAGGAACAAAAGTGAAACAAAACTCGTTCAGTTCAGTTTCGTGTGTTTTCGTTTTTTGGCGGCTTTGTTGTATCAGTTAAAGTTCTATGTACCGTCAATACAATTATGAAATTCAGAAACATTTCAGAAACAAAGAACTATCATTCATTATGTAAAAAACATCAGAAGCATCATTGTATTTGTACAATACAAGATCCTGAACCTactgcaaaaagaaagaaaagaaaattccCAAACCACACTACGGTCTGATATTACAGGTCCCTGACCTACTACATAAAGTAATCTTCACACTAATCGTTTGAACAAGTCACAAGAAGGTTGACCAGCTATTCTACTAAGCTCAAACTTGTACATGATGTTACCGTGAGGTCCTTTCTCTGTCCAGTACTTGTCAACCATGTATAGACCATCATACACATAATCCTTTCCTCTATGGTCCGATCTCTCTTTGCCAAGTATCACTCGCACTGGAGTCTTTCTCTCCATGCTATTAGCTAAAGCCAAGTTTCCCGCAACAAGCTTCTGATCTTTGATTACTTTGTGACCTCCTTCACCACAGTAAAACATCACATCAGAACCACAACTATCGGTGTAACCACTACCTTCCGATGAAACAATGCTCGTAGCTACTTTCATGTTCCCATCCTCCATGTAATCAATCCCACCCCTCATGTTAAAGTGAAGACCTATTATGTTGAGCTCTGCTTTGAATTGATACTCATCTCCAACCTCGATTCCAGGGACTGGTCCAATCATCTTTTCCTCGTTCAGTTGCATCCCTCTTTCCATGAGAACCTTCCGAGTCCTGAGATGTGCCCTGCTCGCTGCAGTCTTTGATTCACCTCGTCGTGGTACCTTGTCACGATCGAACTCATCATGCACAAGCTTGAAAATACGCAACACCTTGAGAACTTTCTCGCGTGGGCTAAGATCTTTGGTAATCCGGTTTTGTTGTATAGCCCGGGGGATGAATCCAAGTTCATTTGACCGTCTTTCATGTCTGTGTTGAGTTGGTTTATGAGCATTGGTCATTGGTCTTAACACAGCTGCATTACTCAACTTCTTCTTAGCCAATGGTGAGTGTCTATGTTTCTGCACAGCATTGGCTCTTAATCTTGAAGCAGTTGCATTACTCAACGTCTTATTCACCGGTGAGTGTCTAGGTATCTGTAAACCTTTGGATAACTTGTGAAAGTTACCATGGGAAGCCATTAGCCTAATACCTTCCTCTTCGCTTAGAGGTTTCACTTTATTTTCAGAAAGTAAAGGAACCTTCCTCTTAGCTGGAGGAAATTTCCCATTGCCAACATTACCAATGAAGCCAGCTTTCTTCATAATCGAATAAAACGATTCGACTTCCTTATTAGGCCTATGGTAATCGCGACGAGCAACACCGCCAACACATTTGCTATCTTCATAACCATTCTTCAGATCACTTTCGACAGCAACATCATCACTTCCAATCTCACTTGTCTCATTCTTAACAGTAAAGTGTGCAAAATCTCTAACAGCAGAGACCTTTTGTCGCTTAAAAGAAGGGGAGGTCCTGTGATGAGCAACACATTTGGTATCATCTCCATATCCATGGAAATCCTCCTCTTTGGTCTCACGTATGACTGCGACATGAGCACCACCAAACTCATCTTTTGCAGTAAAAGGAGGAAAATCTTTAACAGCAGCGACCTTTCGTCGCTTTAAAGCAGGGGAGGTCctttgaatcatcatcatcatcatcctacaATATGTGCACAAAATCAACTGTTCTTGGTAAACAACTAAAGCACTATGTGATTCCACAAACTCTAAAAGAcactttaaaaagaaacaatcgAAGGAGAACCATCAAAATCTTTCTCTCATCCCCACACATAAGGATTCAAGAGAAAGATGAAGTTTTTTAACTCAGAATCAAGCATAAAATCCCAAGAAAACGACGACATGGGTAACAACAAGAATCGTATATTCTAAAGTAGGATATAGAAGAGGCAAGTAGTGTGAACACAATAAGTATTGTGTGATCTCTAACAACAAGACAAAGGGTAAATACGAAGATGAcggaaagtgaaaaaaaaaatttgaaattcgaACCGTTATCAAGtgtaaaaatcatcaaaattgtaaaaaattacGAACCTTGATCTTAACAAAGTCAAAGACTTGATTTTTATAGCAAaccctaacaaaacaaaaattgaagaaaatggCAGAACAAGGAACGCCTAAAGGGTTCGAAAAGTCTAAAACTTGCATTGAATTTTACAGGAAAcaaaaaatgtgaaattaaaaCCAAAGACCACCATGCGAGTAGAAGAAACAAGGTTGAAgaacaaataaagcaaaattaTAGAGCGTCTAACACAATTAGGACAAAAAAagcaggaaaacaaaaaagattcacCGAACCAGAGAAGCAGAGAATCTTGCGAGgaagacgacgaagacgagTAACAACAATtgatttcgtcttcttcttatcttgaTTCTGGATTCTTCTAGATGATAATCTCTGAGGCTCGGAAAATGAGAGAGACGAAGTGACTAAACAGAGTGCTTAGGAGAGGCGGTTTCAACTAATCATgtgttttggattttaaatctctttttttttttgttttttaacggAGCCACTAAAGTCACtcactaacaagtaacaacgcCATTAATTTTCAGTTATAAGTTTTAAAGCGAATTATAAGCAACTAATTACTCCGTCatgattagaatttttttttaatgtttacgTTATATACCAAATGAGTAGTGGTGTTTTAAGTTCTCTCTATagcatttaatttttgtttctcatctaCTTTATTACTAGTACTAGTTTCAAAAACTCCTAACTCTTAGGCTGCAAATGCTCCAAATGGtactcaaaattgaaaaaatagattgaacaaaattgggttgaatattcatctccaaaatactGGTTGAACAAGTTAAacatttttgatttagaattaatttattttttcaactttttaagttgaacAGGCTGAATAAGTTTTTCCAATCTCTTCAACTTTTTCAATGTAAATcgtgaaaattggttgaataatttttttcaacctgttcaatctcttcaaccatgcaaccatttgcacccttAGAGTACTcccatatattttcttttactatatatttctgttttacttgggttttaatgtttttttgtactataataaaatggaatattggaataaagaaaatagacatttgcaaaaataacctttttaatatatgtcCAAAGGGACGTGGTGGGAAAATTGACGTGGTTTTATAGAGGTGTAGAGGTGTCGGCTAACACAAGCTAGGGTTTCGGAGATGTCGAGCGAAATGTCGTTCGACACTAgttgtggtgtcggtcgacaccattcttCAGTAGGGGCTGATAATGcaaatgttttgtttattgtctagtttgttttattgtttgttatttgtgGCATGAaaagatcttattgcttgtgtgtataagccagtagatgggaggattgtctcactgagtgtttataaaatactcatgcatctcaatttgtgtttgtggtgcacgtaaaggcaaagtgtgatcatggaatcaaggcaatgaagaagagaatgttctagtggttcaattggttgttgtctgggtTCTGTATGTTGCTAGAGTGGAGTCCTTAGAATGTTGTctaggattgttggttctttGATTTATGCTGGTTTGGATTATTGGGTATTTGATATAGagttattattggttatttgattattggttaattcttggtttaatggtatcgtTCATGTTTTCCGTTGTTGTGTGATGGTGATTAGGGTGCTAGTagatactaattaattaatatttttttagaaaaacggATCAGATCATCTCAGTATTCAAACTagtattttaaatgatttctgtaaaatttacaaattataagttattcaattattgattttaaaaactcaatGAAATCTACCTTAAAATCTATTGCTATTAAAATCTCCCCCCCCCTGTGTTTGAAATAGTTCGAGATCGATTTCACCAACCATTACCAAACACATAACTTAGCCGTTCTCAATAGCAATTATAGAACAACTAGAAAATTGCTAACCACTATGAAACAAAAATGACGTAAGATTTCATCAATTTATTGACctctaaaatatttaatctaaaatatttatacaGCCACAAGGGCTACCATGTGTTCATGATCAACTTTCACTATGAACTTAGGCTGATGTAAAGTTATTAGGTTTTTCTAGATGAACACAAGatcatgaaacaaaaagaaaattgaaagataAAGAGGTAGGCATTACCTTATGTAAACGAGTAGAAGTTTTGGTTGGTTTTGAGCTTGTACTTGTAAGTTGGGATGTTTGAGATTCGAAACGTGCATATACCATTGTTGATCTTCTTCAATTGTCGAAAAATCGTCTCTTGCTTTGCATAAAGCATGATATGTTTTTCCTAcgtagaaataaaaatatatatcaaaattttgtggaaaataagaaatatttaaaaacacaaagaccataagttttttaaatcaattaaCAAACATAGAAATAACTAGAGTAGAACTAGGTCtgggcaaaaaaaataaaacccaaatGGAACCGACCCGAAAATATAGATCTGAATCTAAACCTGGAACCAGTAGAATACTTTATAGATCTGAATCCTAAtcccaaaaaaccaaaaccaaactcgGAATCAAAAACCGAATGGGTACCTGACATacctgaaataaaataatatacagaaaatactaattattaatatatatttttattggataACTGACCCAAACTTAGTAAAACCGGATATTTTCTGTTTACCCTATTGGGTCATAAATGATTGGTTCCTACCTAAATCCGACCCGAGTACTTGAATGCCTAGGACTAAGTAGAATTTTTAACTATAAGATCCAAATCCATATCCATTTGGATCCCAAATATAATTATCCGGATCTATGGTCCGGATACGTGATCCTTTATAATGTTttgatcaaaattttaatataaatctcaatctaattttgtaaaaccATTACTATAATATAGGTTTAATATAACTAAACGAACTAAATATTTGGTGCAAGACTAAGATTTAGAGGTTAATGATGCAAAGCCTAGCGAAAGTTCTAGAATATTGCAATCAAAACCGTCTGTCTTGGATCCGAATATTAAAGGGAGAGCTGCATCGTTGAATTGTTGTTTGCAGGAACTGCTCACTATAATCGCATATGTTGCATGGAATTGAAAATCGTTTAGATCaaatatatgttatgttataaacgttaaaaaaaaaaattttaaaaacgagATCTCTTCGGATCCAACCCATCTGAATGTCCAAATTTTCAGAACGAATCAAAACATATCCCGAATCGAACCTCCGATCCGGAATAATAACTTTCACCCCTAGTTTTAAACCCTTTTAACACACTACCATATCACAGAGGTCGATAAACAGACTGTGCTTTGGCATCTCAACTTTTAGTTGAgatgagaacaaaaaaacaaaagcaacttACCCGACTCGttagaagaaaatatttatcaacCTATTTCGATTGATTGGCTCCAAAGATACAACAACCTCCTGTTAAGAAGCAACTAAGCAACTATAACCGTACGTATCTCAAACCTTTTGAGGATTAAACTCCAGCCAAACTAGATTTGATACCgtaaagaagaacaagagatcGTGTAAGAGAGATTTCGAATTCTCTGTGCTTAATTTACTGCTTTCTCAAAATTTTGTGAGGTGAATGATTTATAGAGTTCATGCAAAACCTCTTTTTATAGTGGGGAAAACCAAATCTCGATATATAACACTAAATATTCGTAGTTATTATCAATTTACCTTTTCCTAGGGTTTTCTCAACTTAATGCGATattatttcccttttttttttgtaaaggatATTGGTTTTCCATTAAACTATAGAAactattttacatatttaaatctaataaagtatataatttattcTCCAAGCAAATCATGCTTTTGtattcaaatttggaagtttactCAATCGATAaggaaattattttatatatattttttagttccATTtatttatactgtatatatcagcatatatatggGGAAAGGAATATATGTATgactttttttcttgtaattaagTAAACAACTTCCAAAACGGGTATAAGTTTGTCTGTTAAGAAATGTAAATTTACCTTTTCCAACTCcctttctttattattttacgATACTAATATATCAAGTCTAAGTCAAGTCAATGGAGGTTGACCAGGAATCCTACAAAGCTTGAACTTGGAGACAAGCTTACCTCTAGCCTCTCTCTCCTCGCCAAACTGTTCAACCAAATACAAACCATCGTACACGTATCGCTTCCCTTTACGATCCCACCTCTCTTCTCCACGGATCACTCTGACTTCAGTTTTATGCGTCATACTGTTAGCCAACGCCAAGTTCCCTTTGATCCGTTTTTGGTCTTCAGTCTTCTTTTCCTTGCTGATTACGTTACCTCCTTCACCTGTGTAAAACATCACACCAGAGTTGAACGTATCGTTGTAGCCGTACCCTTCTGATGCTACGATGCTTGTGGCGAGCCTAAGGTCTCCTCTTTTCAAGTAATCGATCCCATGCATGGTCTTGGAGTGAAGCCCGACGACACGGAGTTCGGTTTTGTACTGAAACTCATCCCCGACGTTGATTCCTGGAACTGATCCGATTATCTTCTCAGTGTTTAATTGCTTCCCCATATTCTCCAGGACATTGAGCGTCTTGATGTCGATTCTGCTTGTTGCTTCCAACTGATCACCACCGCGCCTGGCCTTCTTTTGTTGATCCAACTCTTTGTACACTCTTTTGAAGAGAGTTAATACCTCAAGCACTCTCTCACGAGGAGTAGGATCAGAATCAGATGATCTTCTAGTCTCCATCTCTCGTCTGTGAGATGAACTCGAAGCTGCGACATGATGACCATCtggttgttgttttgatttgacACAAGTTGGAGCTGCAACCCTCGGATGATGGtcagaaacatcatcatcatcaatcttacAGGGATCAATGTGAGTTCCACAGCCCGATGGGAAATCTCTATTGGCGAAGACAACAGATCGCTTCTGAAAACTACTAGACATATTCCTGTAGAAAACACAACAATCACAAAGTGCAAATCAAGATTTGGAGTAATCTACGATCTCTTAAGAAGTctaaaactatatatcaaaCACACAACCATGAAGCGAAATGCATAAACTTTTCGTAGATTTCAAGTTTGCCATACAAAAGTTAAAGAACTTTATAACACAGAGATTGAACCCAAATCTCGATTTTGACGGATCTATCAAACAGAGATGGTATCATACAGAGAAGTGTAGTCACTGAGTTTAGATATTACCAAACGATCttcatgtgtggtcatgagatCAATATTGAGAGTCTtgaagaaaattgaaaaaaaaaacactaacctCGCTGgtgatgatctctctctctccatgaGCTTCAAGATGCGATTTTTACAACTgatttcaaatcaaaattaccATAAGATTGTTCTCAGAAACCCAAAAGATGAGATTTTCACCTAAAATCAAAGCAAAATCAGAGCATGGAGTTTTGAAAAGCATAAagatctcattttttttctcaggGAACAAACAAAAGCGTTTGGTTGAAATCGAAAGCGACAAACTCAGACAAGATCGTACGTAAAATCGCTGAACGAAACAACAACgcaccagagagagagagagaaggaaatgAGTTTATGAGTAATCGAGATGAGTTGTACCTTGTCTGCGTTTTCCGACGAATCGAGTAGTGTAGTAAGTTACTACACCTCATCATCTCATATCTTCTCTCCGGCTCCGGCGAAACGAAGATTTTAGAGAGagacttcttttttgtttgtgttgagtTTATTTGACTAAGAAAGAGAGTTCagtttttatatagaaatggaAATGTATGAATACAGAGTTGTTCTCTTATTATGGTCATAAATGGGCCATTGCCATTATTAATTTCATGGGATCATTTTTAGACAATAATCCAAAACTTAtcaatgtgagtttttttttctaaagttatgattactttttaattagtaaaatatatataatgcatgCCAGTAGTAATACACTGCTGCAGCTTTGCAtttatttgaagattaaaaaaaaagaaaaagaaaaggagtagTGTATTACATTACCACAAAAAACGTATACGTGTAGAAAAGAGTGTTCTACTAATATTagaagttgaaaacatcttacatttaaaaaaaaaaaaatgcaatagtCTAAAAGATACTTTCACActggaaaggaaaaaaacagaagcaaatcctcttatgtaatattattgtgatttttttctatcaaaCAAGTCTCCACTGAATTTAGAAACTGTAAAAAGCCTATCCAAAGATAAGTTCTGAAAACTtaagaatgtttttttaataaaataaaaaaatagaaatgcaATAGTATAAAAGATGCTTTCACacttatattcaaaataaaaggaaagggaaaaagaagaagcaaatcctcttatgtaatattattgtgatttttttcctaTCAAACAAGTCTCCACAGAATTTAGAAAGTGTAATAAGCCTATCCAAAGATAAGTTCTGAAAACTtaagaatgtttttttaataaaataaaaaataaaaatgcaatagtATAAAATATGCTTTCACACTTACATTCAAAATAAatggaaagggaaaaaaaacagaagcaaatcctcttatgtaatattattgtgatttttttctatcaaaCAAGTCTCCACAGAATTTAGAAACTGTAATAAGCCTATCCAAAATAAGTTCTGAAAActtaagaatgttttttttttaaactcatagACATTAGTCATCAATGCAACGCAAGTCTAAAGTTTGTCAATTGTCATCTCCAGGTTTCTTTAACCATTTTCCAtattctcaatttttttcttctttgacttGGTTTGACTTGTAGTACATTACATTGTGTTCTGCTTTTGCTATCTTGTAGATCATCTTCATGtatagatttttcaaaaattcgTTTCCCTTTTGAGCTTTCTTCTCGTCATTTAGCAGcaattttttcaagtttttaaacCCAATTGCTATCACAACAATTTCAACCATGAACTTCCAGAGGGcattgttaatttgttaaatCTCCTACTTCTTTAAAGAAATGTCTTTCGTGTGTTATTAGTTAATAATATCGTTCACCTATTAACAGTAAACACAATATCAATTGCTTTAGCTAGGTTTTTGTGTCACAATAGCCACAATGTTACATCCCTCTAGGACTTCACCGGTTTCAGTTTTTAGTTATATACCGactatttcttttcttcattgACTTCTCTTGatcctttaaaatttttttttgattcttgCTCAAGAAACGAGAAAGAGTAGTGGAAGTTGAAACCATATTTTACTTTGGTTCTGGTTTACTTTGTAATTTATCTatatgtataagaaaaaaaattaaattaatatgaattatggttttggaattgctgaccataattttttttaactaacttagattaaaaaaaggtaaaattttggaaaaaaacaaaagcatgaaCTATTTATAAATGGCACTGTTCAAGAAAGCGTTAGACGGTATGTGGGCGGTGACCTAGCGCCTAGTGCCTAAAACGCCTAGTCGGAGTTTAGGTGTTTACAatacaaaacattatatatgtgataatatatataaaattgtgttaaaatatatgttaaaagaaataaatcataaactaaaattagtaaaaatacatttatttaatttagattaataatatatgaCCATTTATAAAtatggatatgaatataaaatttaaaaatttgaatatatgtagttaaaaataaatatatatatattaaaataatattatgtgaTTTTAGGCGGTCTAAGCGGTCGTCCAAGTGTAAATTGTCTAATCGTTATTGATTTTCCAAATAATTCATGAATTTTTGTTGACTTTACCAAATAATACACGATGTTAATGGATTTTGTTATTAAGTCCTTAAATTGATTTTTCAAGTAAATCACCAAATTTATTTctactattaaaagaaaagtcatttataaaactatatttaGTTTTGTAAAGACGTACATCCAAATGCCATTGAAGTTatgacaaatttttttaaaaggataaaaacgaaatttatataaaaaatatatgatccTGATCAAAGGAATAAAATCGTgaatatttaatgttttaaatggaGAGAATATCGGCATaaatctgtttttctttttagaaacagtaatccatttaatattttctatgttttctacATATACgccaaaatattgacaaaacaccgTAAAAGAGTTGTCAACTAacttttatggaaaaaaactaatattatataattaaaattttccaaCCGAAAAGGGTTTATTGTTTgactaaatatatgttttaccagtgtttttttaagtaatttaatttactaattaagtatatatactttaaaaacaataattatattttgtgaaaattcCAGTATATGTAAAATAGAACGTGTAAATTCGAATaatgaaaacaatatattgaatagttttttttaaaaaaagaggatataaattttagattaaagtacaaaaataaaaaaaatataggtagatAAATTTAAGTAtcaagctttcactaatttggataagAATTGACTATGCGACAGGTAATTAACCACTTTACAAAAGACACTttgagatttttggtttttttgaaaacaattatataatttaaaaaaattataatttttaggataatttcaactaactaaataaaaaaatattcaatatagAACTCTGGTAACCCGTCTAAATTTTTTACCCAATcttttttagtaaatattgtctaacaagtaattatttaaaaggaaacgaatataagataaaataaattctGATGGATATGGAACGAGACGGGACGAGACCATAATGGATAAGACGATACAAGATGAGACAGAATGAGATATGACAAGAGGAGATGGGTTAGAACGTGAGGGGAAGGGATGAGACAGTGACGTGTTTCCCGTTCCAAAGTAAACACGTCTaagtttattcttttttaaatttacataaaaataacgCAAAAATAATATAGCACTaggttaatataattcttagtcattttacgaatttaaaatttatatgaaaatattttgtctcaTAGCACGGATTACTACCTAG
It encodes the following:
- the LOC104724651 gene encoding YDG domain-containing protein At5g47160-like, which gives rise to MMMIQRTSPALKRRKVAAVKDFPPFTAKDEFGGAHVAVIRETKEEDFHGYGDDTKCVAHHRTSPSFKRQKVSAVRDFAHFTVKNETSEIGSDDVAVESDLKNGYEDSKCVGGVARRDYHRPNKEVESFYSIMKKAGFIGNVGNGKFPPAKRKVPLLSENKVKPLSEEEGIRLMASHGNFHKLSKGLQIPRHSPVNKTLSNATASRLRANAVQKHRHSPLAKKKLSNAAVLRPMTNAHKPTQHRHERRSNELGFIPRAIQQNRITKDLSPREKVLKVLRIFKLVHDEFDRDKVPRRGESKTAASRAHLRTRKVLMERGMQLNEEKMIGPVPGIEVGDEYQFKAELNIIGLHFNMRGGIDYMEDGNMKVATSIVSSEGSGYTDSCGSDVMFYCGEGGHKVIKDQKLVAGNLALANSMERKTPVRVILGKERSDHRGKDYVYDGLYMVDKYWTEKGPHGNIMYKFELSRIAGQPSCDLFKRLV
- the LOC104724652 gene encoding YDG domain-containing protein At5g47150-like; this translates as MMRCSNLLHYSIRRKTQTSCKNRILKLMERERSSPARNMSSSFQKRSVVFANRDFPSGCGTHIDPCKIDDDDVSDHHPRVAAPTCVKSKQQPDGHHVAASSSSHRREMETRRSSDSDPTPRERVLEVLTLFKRVYKELDQQKKARRGGDQLEATSRIDIKTLNVLENMGKQLNTEKIIGSVPGINVGDEFQYKTELRVVGLHSKTMHGIDYLKRGDLRLATSIVASEGYGYNDTFNSGVMFYTGEGGNVISKEKKTEDQKRIKGNLALANSMTHKTEVRVIRGEERWDRKGKRYVYDGLYLVEQFGEEREARGKLVSKFKLCRIPGQPPLT